One Pseudomonas brassicacearum genomic region harbors:
- a CDS encoding thioesterase family protein: MNLWFRLLLMLFRRPWRKPVDPLGTTVVRMRVWPLDLDLNRHVTNGRYFTLADVGRMDYVLRSGAYKVALRNRAVPIVGDVWGKFRRELNLFEAFEVHTRLLGWDAKWTFMEHRFMSQGRVVGVVIMRGLFRSAKGTIAPGEFIRELGLAEQSPAMPDWLTDWSQSCDGLSLELRQEEGGHPR, encoded by the coding sequence ATGAATCTCTGGTTCCGACTGTTGCTGATGCTGTTCCGTCGTCCCTGGCGCAAGCCGGTGGATCCCCTGGGGACCACCGTGGTGCGTATGCGGGTTTGGCCACTGGACCTGGACCTCAATCGCCATGTCACCAATGGGCGTTATTTCACCCTGGCCGACGTGGGTCGCATGGATTACGTGCTGCGCAGCGGTGCCTACAAAGTGGCGCTGCGTAACCGCGCGGTGCCGATCGTGGGGGATGTCTGGGGCAAGTTTCGGCGGGAGCTGAACCTGTTCGAAGCGTTCGAGGTGCACACCCGGCTGCTCGGCTGGGACGCCAAATGGACCTTCATGGAACACCGCTTCATGAGCCAGGGGCGCGTGGTCGGGGTCGTGATCATGCGTGGCCTGTTCCGCTCGGCCAAGGGCACGATTGCGCCGGGTGAGTTTATCCGGGAATTGGGGTTGGCCGAACAATCGCCGGCCATGCCCGATTGGCTTACCGACTGGTCGCAAAGCTGTGATGGCTTGAGCCTTGAGCTTCGCCAGGAGGAAGGTGGGCACCCACGCTAG
- a CDS encoding RidA family protein, whose product MANQDITFTPDPDADSISSDVAGFGGLLVSTQIPTRADGSLELGDITLQSECTLQALKTALERAGSSMDRVLHLTIYLTDMADRAAFNEVYKRFFAKPWPVRAAVGVAALAVEGMRVEVTAMAAKA is encoded by the coding sequence ATGGCAAACCAAGACATCACGTTTACACCTGACCCGGATGCGGACTCCATCTCTTCGGACGTCGCTGGCTTCGGCGGGCTACTGGTCTCCACTCAAATTCCCACCCGCGCCGACGGCAGCCTGGAACTGGGCGATATCACCCTGCAAAGCGAGTGCACGTTGCAGGCGCTCAAGACCGCGCTGGAACGCGCCGGCAGTTCCATGGACCGGGTCTTGCACCTGACCATCTACCTCACCGATATGGCGGATCGCGCGGCTTTCAATGAGGTGTACAAGCGCTTCTTCGCCAAGCCCTGGCCAGTTCGTGCGGCGGTGGGCGTGGCGGCGCTGGCGGTTGAGGGCATGCGCGTGGAAGTGACTGCGATGGCGGCCAAGGCCTGA
- a CDS encoding SOS response-associated peptidase family protein: protein MFECLVQQVSSKDSLAFFARRDAHGASAGLYVTADLKPHAQQHVIKPNMQVSAIRRRGGHLECIKVRWGWSPVWSMGTMPPLTHLPLHLVMRSKVFAQIKREGRVLVAVDGWYLSTDTASTSPAQRLRYMTTRQSTPIFLAALAQASETPNGCDGLTLVTYGDIASKQQRLLAFTGEEALQWLKPDLDWEQAQHMTGYAAMAESQLAHVPATPPRVQAGR, encoded by the coding sequence ATGTTCGAATGCCTTGTCCAACAGGTATCCTCAAAGGACTCCCTGGCGTTTTTCGCCCGGCGAGACGCCCATGGCGCCAGTGCTGGGTTGTATGTGACGGCAGACCTGAAACCCCACGCCCAGCAACACGTGATCAAGCCCAACATGCAGGTCAGCGCCATTCGCCGACGTGGCGGGCATCTGGAATGCATCAAGGTCCGCTGGGGCTGGTCGCCTGTCTGGTCGATGGGGACGATGCCGCCGCTAACTCACCTGCCCTTGCACCTGGTGATGCGCTCCAAGGTTTTTGCCCAAATCAAACGTGAGGGACGTGTACTGGTGGCCGTGGACGGGTGGTACCTAAGCACCGATACCGCTTCGACATCCCCGGCACAACGCCTGCGCTACATGACGACCCGACAATCGACCCCGATCTTCCTCGCCGCCCTGGCCCAAGCCAGCGAAACCCCCAACGGCTGCGATGGACTGACGCTGGTGACCTATGGCGATATCGCCAGCAAACAGCAACGTCTCCTGGCGTTCACTGGTGAGGAGGCACTCCAGTGGTTGAAGCCCGACCTGGATTGGGAACAGGCGCAACACATGACGGGGTATGCCGCGATGGCTGAATCTCAACTCGCCCATGTGCCCGCCACCCCGCCAAGGGTTCAGGCCGGTCGCTGA
- a CDS encoding LysR family transcriptional regulator, with product MATDIQDLLAFVAVVNAGGFREGARISGKSASSLSDAVRRMESRLGVRLLNRTTRSVVPTEAGARLMERIVPALGEVEAAMDVVNDFRDRPSGTLRLNVPVSAARLVLPSIITPFLKSYPDIRLEVIAEESFVDMLAAGCDAGIRYDERLEQDMIALPIGPRFQRFATAASPAYLDAKGRPEHPRDLLQHACLRGKFPSGAMPLWEFERDGETVSVDPSGPLIVRIGGAVDLSVQAAVDGLGIVYLFEDWLRPYLDSGALEPVLEPWWQRFTGPFLYYPGRRYLPSPLRAFVDFIQARRDSLPT from the coding sequence ATGGCGACGGATATTCAAGACTTGCTGGCCTTTGTGGCCGTGGTTAACGCAGGGGGCTTTCGCGAGGGCGCGCGGATAAGCGGTAAATCCGCCTCGAGCCTCAGCGATGCCGTACGCCGGATGGAAAGCCGCCTCGGCGTGCGCCTGCTCAACCGCACCACCCGCAGTGTGGTGCCGACCGAGGCCGGTGCCCGGCTGATGGAACGCATTGTGCCGGCCCTGGGCGAAGTCGAAGCCGCCATGGATGTGGTCAACGATTTTCGCGACCGTCCTTCGGGTACTCTCAGGTTGAACGTACCGGTCAGCGCCGCCCGGCTGGTGTTGCCGTCGATCATTACGCCATTTCTCAAGAGCTATCCTGACATCCGCCTGGAGGTGATTGCCGAGGAAAGCTTCGTCGACATGCTGGCGGCTGGCTGTGACGCCGGCATTCGCTACGATGAGCGCCTTGAGCAGGACATGATCGCCCTCCCCATCGGCCCACGTTTCCAGCGCTTCGCGACCGCCGCCTCACCGGCGTACCTCGATGCAAAGGGACGTCCCGAGCATCCACGGGATTTGCTCCAGCACGCCTGCCTGCGGGGCAAGTTCCCCAGCGGCGCCATGCCACTCTGGGAATTCGAGCGCGACGGCGAAACCGTGAGCGTCGACCCGAGCGGCCCGTTGATCGTGCGTATCGGCGGCGCGGTGGACCTTTCGGTGCAAGCCGCGGTGGATGGGCTGGGCATCGTCTACCTGTTCGAAGACTGGCTACGGCCGTACCTGGACAGCGGCGCTCTCGAGCCGGTACTCGAACCCTGGTGGCAGCGCTTTACCGGACCGTTCCTCTACTACCCCGGCCGCCGCTACCTGCCCTCGCCGCTGCGGGCTTTTGTGGATTTCATCCAGGCACGGCGGGATTCGCTGCCTACATAG
- a CDS encoding MBL fold metallo-hydrolase codes for MKIQQIRNATIILEFGRHRVLVDPMLAGKGTLPPLRLFGATQRNPLVELPASTKNDLETVTHCLITHCQKGHFDHLDRAATRWLRERQIPVICTPHDARYLAKRGLNVQPLAKEHHQPGAFLGGNIRTVRCTHGRGLVGKLMEHGVGYLIELPGEPSVYLTGDTVLTPTVREFVLRHQPQVSVVPAGGARFDVGGDIIMGIEETVAFTRLAHGTVVANHLEAISHCPTTRTALAEAAARAGVRDRILIPDDGQALVFEFSLPDPTLPTQPTSAAVSSAHSP; via the coding sequence ATGAAAATCCAGCAGATTCGTAACGCCACGATCATTCTTGAGTTCGGCCGGCATCGCGTGCTCGTTGACCCGATGTTGGCCGGCAAGGGCACGCTGCCGCCCCTGCGACTGTTCGGCGCCACCCAGCGAAATCCACTGGTGGAGCTTCCAGCGTCAACGAAGAACGATCTGGAAACCGTCACCCACTGCCTGATCACCCATTGCCAGAAAGGTCATTTCGATCATCTGGATCGGGCAGCCACGCGGTGGCTGAGGGAACGACAGATCCCGGTGATCTGCACGCCCCACGATGCGCGCTACCTTGCCAAGCGAGGCTTGAACGTCCAGCCACTTGCCAAGGAGCACCATCAACCCGGCGCGTTTCTGGGGGGCAACATCCGCACCGTCAGATGCACGCATGGACGCGGGCTGGTAGGCAAGCTGATGGAACATGGCGTCGGTTACCTCATCGAGTTACCGGGCGAGCCCAGCGTCTACCTCACGGGCGATACCGTCCTTACGCCCACCGTGCGCGAGTTCGTGCTGCGCCATCAACCGCAGGTCAGCGTGGTGCCGGCAGGCGGAGCGAGGTTCGACGTCGGTGGCGACATCATCATGGGAATCGAGGAGACCGTGGCGTTCACACGCCTGGCCCACGGGACGGTAGTGGCCAATCATCTTGAAGCGATCAGCCACTGCCCGACCACACGCACAGCCCTCGCCGAAGCGGCCGCCCGGGCCGGTGTCCGGGATCGGATACTCATACCGGATGATGGCCAGGCGTTAGTCTTTGAGTTCAGCCTGCCAGACCCAACCCTTCCAACTCAGCCAACATCTGCGGCGGTATCGTCAGCTCACTCGCCGTGA
- a CDS encoding GlxA family transcriptional regulator, protein MSKTIRVGLLLFPGCMPAGLFAFADLLHAANRRRGRPLFEVCYVALQAGPVTCAHGVSLAAPAALDSAAIDAVLVPGFWAESAEQVRAVLADQAQLLSALSKRSRPLKLWAYCTGVCLLAASGRLNGQAATVTWWLAEAMRSQYQNVQWQSEQNCIFNERTATASGVNGYLPIAENLIERSVSSDVLRDITRLMVLPRPMVPHAAFQGVSLIEQPSGLLRRLHGLIEQTPAEHITVQALASQLAMSERTLARKVSSETGQTVAAYARCIKLNQVSERLTLTSLPLATIGAELGFSSSSNLQRMFKALTGLTPARYRRQFGRL, encoded by the coding sequence ATGTCCAAAACAATCCGTGTGGGTTTGCTCCTGTTTCCCGGCTGTATGCCTGCCGGACTGTTTGCTTTCGCCGATCTGCTGCATGCCGCCAACCGAAGAAGAGGGCGACCGCTGTTCGAGGTGTGCTACGTGGCACTGCAAGCCGGGCCAGTGACGTGCGCCCACGGTGTGAGCCTGGCGGCGCCAGCCGCCCTGGATAGCGCCGCTATTGACGCTGTTCTGGTGCCCGGCTTCTGGGCTGAGTCCGCCGAGCAGGTGAGGGCGGTGCTGGCTGACCAGGCCCAACTCTTGAGCGCTCTGTCGAAGCGTTCCCGGCCCCTTAAGCTCTGGGCCTATTGCACGGGTGTCTGTCTGCTGGCCGCCAGCGGTCGGTTGAACGGGCAGGCGGCGACGGTGACCTGGTGGCTGGCCGAGGCGATGCGCAGCCAGTACCAAAACGTGCAGTGGCAAAGTGAGCAGAACTGCATCTTCAACGAGCGGACGGCCACCGCGTCAGGTGTGAACGGTTACCTGCCCATCGCCGAAAATCTGATTGAGCGAAGCGTCAGCAGCGACGTCCTTCGCGACATCACCCGGCTCATGGTGCTGCCGCGTCCGATGGTGCCCCATGCCGCTTTCCAGGGCGTGAGCCTGATCGAGCAGCCAAGCGGATTGCTGCGACGTTTGCATGGGTTGATCGAGCAGACGCCGGCGGAGCACATCACCGTCCAGGCGTTGGCGAGCCAGCTCGCGATGTCCGAGCGCACCCTGGCGCGCAAAGTCAGCAGTGAAACGGGGCAGACGGTCGCGGCCTACGCCAGGTGCATCAAGTTGAACCAGGTCAGCGAACGCCTGACGCTGACCTCTTTACCCCTTGCCACCATCGGCGCCGAGCTGGGTTTCAGCAGCAGCTCCAACTTGCAGCGGATGTTCAAGGCACTGACGGGACTGACGCCGGCGCGGTACCGACGCCAGTTCGGGCGTTTGTGA
- the kefC gene encoding glutathione-regulated potassium-efflux system protein KefC — protein METHSLIEMLIYLGAATLIVPIAVRLGLGPVLGYLLAGCAIGPWGLKLITDVKAILEFAEIGVVLMLFIIGLELDPKRLWALRRMVFGGGALQMLACGAAIAAFCAALGLNWTAALLVGLTLSLSSTAIAMQAMNERNLTSTAVGRSSFAVLLFQDIAAIPLVAMIPLLSAHGETPSGTALALSIVKIVAAISVVVLLGRYLTRPLLRFAARSGLREIFSAVALFLVFGFGFLLEEAGLSMAMGAFLAGVLLASSEYRHALESDIEPFKGLLLGLFFIGVGMSIDFGTLINAPLKVMTLTLGFILIKLLVIKSAGRFLNVPAGQRSWQAVLLGQGSEFAFVVFGAATVAGILTDQWGKSLTLAVALSMCLTPLLILLLDRVETATKKDRRESDLIDQQNPRVIIAGFGRFGQIAGRLLMSCGVDVVVLDHDPDNIETLRKFGVKVFYGDATRLDLLQAAGAGQATVLINAIDDQEDNLRLTGLAREHFPALKLIVRARDMGHMITLRQMGVDAAERETFESALALGRTALVHMGVGPYEARERADQFRRLNLQMLDEIAAQPADDLNFRHDAYRRANALLTNMFNEDRARPLNDWPEGHRNETDEPRS, from the coding sequence ATGGAGACGCACAGCCTGATTGAAATGCTCATCTACCTGGGCGCGGCGACGTTGATCGTGCCGATTGCCGTCCGGTTGGGGCTGGGCCCGGTATTGGGTTATCTCCTGGCCGGGTGCGCCATCGGTCCGTGGGGGCTGAAGCTCATTACTGATGTGAAGGCCATCTTGGAATTCGCCGAAATTGGCGTCGTGCTGATGCTGTTCATCATCGGCCTTGAGCTCGACCCCAAGCGGCTGTGGGCGTTGCGCAGGATGGTGTTCGGTGGAGGGGCCTTGCAGATGCTGGCCTGTGGCGCAGCGATCGCGGCTTTCTGCGCGGCCCTGGGCCTGAACTGGACGGCCGCGCTGCTGGTGGGCCTGACCTTGAGCCTTTCCTCCACGGCGATTGCCATGCAGGCAATGAATGAGCGCAACCTGACGTCAACCGCCGTCGGGCGCAGCAGCTTTGCTGTCCTGCTGTTCCAGGACATCGCGGCCATTCCCCTGGTCGCCATGATTCCCTTGTTGTCAGCCCACGGTGAAACACCGTCAGGCACCGCCCTGGCGCTGTCGATTGTCAAAATCGTTGCCGCGATCAGCGTCGTCGTGCTGTTGGGACGCTACCTAACGAGGCCACTGCTGCGCTTCGCCGCACGCTCAGGCTTGCGTGAGATTTTCAGCGCCGTAGCGCTGTTCCTGGTGTTCGGTTTCGGTTTTCTCCTGGAAGAAGCCGGCCTGTCGATGGCCATGGGCGCCTTCCTCGCCGGGGTGTTGCTGGCCAGTTCTGAATACCGGCACGCCTTGGAAAGCGACATTGAACCGTTCAAAGGCCTGCTGCTGGGCCTGTTCTTCATCGGCGTCGGCATGTCGATTGATTTCGGCACCCTGATCAACGCACCGTTGAAGGTCATGACCCTGACCCTGGGTTTCATCCTGATCAAGCTGCTGGTGATCAAGTCCGCGGGCCGCTTCCTCAACGTCCCCGCCGGCCAGCGCTCATGGCAGGCCGTGTTGCTGGGCCAAGGCAGCGAGTTTGCCTTCGTGGTGTTCGGTGCGGCGACGGTCGCCGGCATATTGACCGATCAATGGGGCAAAAGCCTGACGCTGGCGGTGGCGCTGTCCATGTGCCTGACGCCCCTGCTGATCCTGTTGCTGGATCGCGTAGAGACCGCCACCAAGAAAGACCGCCGGGAATCCGACCTCATCGACCAACAGAATCCGCGGGTGATCATCGCGGGGTTCGGCCGGTTTGGTCAGATCGCTGGGCGTCTGCTGATGTCCTGCGGCGTCGACGTGGTGGTATTGGATCATGACCCTGACAACATCGAAACGCTGCGTAAATTCGGCGTGAAAGTATTTTATGGAGACGCTACGCGCCTGGACCTGCTACAGGCGGCTGGCGCAGGCCAGGCCACTGTGCTGATCAACGCGATAGACGACCAGGAAGACAATTTGAGGCTGACCGGGTTGGCACGAGAACACTTCCCTGCCTTGAAGTTGATCGTACGTGCGCGGGACATGGGGCACATGATCACCCTTCGGCAGATGGGGGTGGATGCCGCCGAGCGGGAGACCTTTGAGAGCGCGCTGGCCTTGGGGCGTACCGCGTTGGTGCACATGGGGGTCGGGCCGTACGAAGCGCGTGAAAGAGCGGATCAGTTCCGCCGCCTGAACCTTCAGATGCTGGATGAAATCGCTGCCCAACCGGCAGATGACCTCAACTTCAGGCACGACGCCTACAGGCGCGCCAATGCGTTGCTGACAAACATGTTCAACGAGGACCGTGCGCGGCCGCTCAATGACTGGCCTGAAGGCCATCGAAACGAGACGGATGAACCGCGCAGCTGA